CGCCCTTCGCGATATCGCCGGATGACTCAGAGGAAGTGCAGGGGACCAGTCCTAGACCTGCGCTTCTTCTCTTATATGAACGTAACCCACACCGTCTGGGGTGTGGCAGATGGGCGTATTCTTCGCCCTTATCAACAGGAATTAAAATGAGCGAAAGCTTTGCGGAACTCTTTGAAGAAAGCCTAAAAACCCTGAACCTTCAGGCTGGCTCCATCATCACCGGTGTTATCGTTGATATCGATTACCAAGCTCGCTGGGTAACCGTTCACGCTGGTCTGAAGTCTGAAGCACTCATCCCGCTTGAGCAGTTCTACAACGACGCTGGTGACCTGACTATCAATGTCGGTGACGAAGTTCACGTTGCTCTGGACTCGGTTGAAGACGGTTTCGGTGAAACCAAGCTGTCCCGTGAAAAAGCCAAGCGCGCTGAATGCTGGATTGTTCTCGAAGCAGCCTTCGCAGCTGAAGAAGTGGTCAAGGGCGTTATCAACGGTAAGGTTAAAGGCGGCTTCACTGTCGACGTTAACGGCATCCGTGCGTTCCTGCCAGGTTCTTTGGTCGACGTTCGTCCAGTGCGCGACACCACGCACCTGGAAGGCAAAGAACTCGAATTCAAGGTCATCAAGCTCGACCAGAAGCGCAACAACGTTGTCGTTTCCCGTCGCAGCGTGCTGGAAGCAGAGAACTCCGCCGAGCGTGAAGCTCTGCTGGAATCCCTGCAGGAAGGCCAACAAGTCAAAGGTATCGTCAAAAACCTCACCGATTACGGCGCATTCGTCGATCTGGGTGGCGTCGATGGCCTGCTGCACATTACCGACATGGCTTGGAAGCGTATCAAGCATCCTTCCGAAATCGTCAACGTTGGCGACGAGATCGATGTCAAGGTTCTGAAATACGATCGCGAGCGCAACCGTGTTTCCCTGGGCCTGAAGCAACTGGGTGAAGATCCATGGGTTGCTATCAAAGCCCGTTACCCAGAAAGCACTCGCGTAACTGCGCGTGTTACCAACCTGACCGACTACGGCTGCTTCGCAGAGCTGGAAGAAGGCGTGGAAGGCCTGGTACACGTTTCCGAAATGGACTGGACCAACAAGAACATCCACCCTTCGAAAGTCGTACAAGTCGGCGACGAAGTGGAAGTTATGGTTCTGGACATCGACGAAGAGCGTCGTCGTATCTCCCTGGGCATCAAGCAGTGCAAATCTAACCCATGGGAAGATTTCTCTGGCCAGTTCAACAAGGGCGATAAAATCTCCGGCACCATCAAGTCGATCACCGATTTCGGTATCTTCATTGGTCTGGACGGCGGCATCGACGGCCTGGTTCACCTGTCCGACATCTCCTGGAATGAAGTTGGCGAAGAAGCTGTTCGTCGTTTCAAGAAGGGCGACGAGCTGGACACCGTTATCCTGTCGGTTGACCCAGAGCGCGAGCGCATCTCCCTGGGTATCAAGCAACTGGAAAGCGATCCGTTCTCCGAGTACGTTCAAGAGAACGACAAGGGTGCAATCGTTAAAGGCATCGTGAAGGAAGTTGACGCTAAAGGCGCCATCATCACTTTGGGTGACGATATCGAAGCGACTCTGAAAGCCTCCGAAATCAGCCGTGATCGCGTTGAAGACGCTCGTAACGTTCTGAAAGAAGGCCAGGAAGTAGAAGCCAAGATCATCAGCGTTGACCGCAAGAGCCGCGTAATCCAACTCTCCATCAAGTCGAAAGACGAGATCGAAGAGAAAGAAGCAATCCAGAGCCTGCGCGACAAGCCAGCTACCTCTGACATTGCTTCGGGTCCGACCACTCTGGGCGACCTGTTGCGTGCACAAATGGAAAAACAGAACTAAGTTCTGTCAGACCATAGAAAAAGGGCGACTTCGGTCGCCCTTTTTTGTGTCTGGGATTTGGGTTTTGCCCTTGGGTGCGATTGGTCTGCGCAATGGGGGCGGCCTGAGGCTGCGTACGGGCTGAGGGTTTCTGATTCCGGCACTGACAGCGCTTTGTCGGTAAGGCGTCTGCTGTGGCTTCCTGGGGGCTATCGGCTGTTATCGCGGATTCTGTGAGGGTTGCCATAGTTTGCGCAAGATAAGTCAAGCCACAGGCTGTTCAAATTCATCTGGTCATGCTAAAACCTTCGGAGCGCTTTTCCTAGCTGCTTGAAAAAGAAGGGAAAAATATGACGAAGTCGGAGTTGATCGAACGAATTGTCACCCATCAAGGGCTACTCTCATCCAAGGATGTGGAGTTGGCCATCAAGACCATGCTTGAGCAAATGTCCCAGTGCCTGGCCACTGGTGATCGGATCGAGATCCGCGGCTTTGGCAGCTTCTCGCTGCATTACCGCGCTCCGCGCGTGGGCCGTAACCCGAAAACCGGCCAGTCCGTCAGCCTCGACGGCAAATTCGTGCCTCATTTCAAGCCGGGCAAGGAATTGCGGGATCGAGTGAACGAAGACGAAGAAGAAAGCGTCTGAGTTTTTTTGGGGATAGGAGAAGTTTATGCGCGGTGTAAAGCGCGTCGCTCTGGTACTGATCGTGCTGATCGCCGCCTTGGCGATCCTGGCATTCGTACTGGAAAACCAGCAAGACGTCGCCCTGGCGTTCTTGGGGTGGTCTACGCCACAGCTGCCGGTTTCGGTGTTTGTGACGTTGGCGTTGATTGTGGGGATGTTGGTGGGGCCGTTTCTGAGTTTGCTGGTTCGCCGTAAGAAACGCCTAAAGCCCGC
The Pseudomonas hygromyciniae genome window above contains:
- the rpsA gene encoding 30S ribosomal protein S1, with translation MSESFAELFEESLKTLNLQAGSIITGVIVDIDYQARWVTVHAGLKSEALIPLEQFYNDAGDLTINVGDEVHVALDSVEDGFGETKLSREKAKRAECWIVLEAAFAAEEVVKGVINGKVKGGFTVDVNGIRAFLPGSLVDVRPVRDTTHLEGKELEFKVIKLDQKRNNVVVSRRSVLEAENSAEREALLESLQEGQQVKGIVKNLTDYGAFVDLGGVDGLLHITDMAWKRIKHPSEIVNVGDEIDVKVLKYDRERNRVSLGLKQLGEDPWVAIKARYPESTRVTARVTNLTDYGCFAELEEGVEGLVHVSEMDWTNKNIHPSKVVQVGDEVEVMVLDIDEERRRISLGIKQCKSNPWEDFSGQFNKGDKISGTIKSITDFGIFIGLDGGIDGLVHLSDISWNEVGEEAVRRFKKGDELDTVILSVDPERERISLGIKQLESDPFSEYVQENDKGAIVKGIVKEVDAKGAIITLGDDIEATLKASEISRDRVEDARNVLKEGQEVEAKIISVDRKSRVIQLSIKSKDEIEEKEAIQSLRDKPATSDIASGPTTLGDLLRAQMEKQN
- the ihfB gene encoding integration host factor subunit beta, with the protein product MTKSELIERIVTHQGLLSSKDVELAIKTMLEQMSQCLATGDRIEIRGFGSFSLHYRAPRVGRNPKTGQSVSLDGKFVPHFKPGKELRDRVNEDEEESV
- a CDS encoding lipopolysaccharide assembly protein LapA domain-containing protein translates to MRGVKRVALVLIVLIAALAILAFVLENQQDVALAFLGWSTPQLPVSVFVTLALIVGMLVGPFLSLLVRRKKRLKPAL